One stretch of Lucilia cuprina isolate Lc7/37 chromosome 6, ASM2204524v1, whole genome shotgun sequence DNA includes these proteins:
- the LOC111677627 gene encoding uncharacterized protein LOC111677627: MTTRTQTSAMSLQTLRGVFEQPKMNHRRDFLRENKLNLRELQKNTTHKLTQQKQDYERKQNKHLQRFHKTQEQTTLAPRRSASQCRNVVCNGGRQSRNEGITAAGVPTIRGKPNYLGLRRAYSQQRQSVDNLQTVEANERIGVAGGGGCTAEVPTIRGKPNYLGLRRAYSQQRQSVENLQTSCPCHHSQRQTQERETQYRERMPRSESAISIVSKAESCDKEIQTEDIHDEDFLYEALKKCSSSEVHHLHKQKTNDQLNDSHNTLQRSQSNYTLQQYEPETKSIHSVEHAPYNYQDHYEDHKHQHDQQMQFTTRSQNTQISNGHRHTVEQENEMFNGIEEDLEKHFQNLKMNGHVRIPEPEPLSSARSRQTMCSTSTKRSIHKLGCREDVRLPRYLEKEKREKEEERMRELTKDPNCPSGHYALTEEERLKVLHKAQQKMSSLINELNHMPMTTETLRIRQRKVEIEKELTQLELDIRLYSKPKVYIAETPIQY; this comes from the exons ATGACCACTAGAACACAAACATCGGCCATGTCCTTGCAAACCTTAAGAGGAGTCTTTGAACAGCCAA aaaTGAATCATAGACGTGACTTTTTGcgggaaaataaattaaatttacgtGAATTGCAAAAGAACACCACGCACAAGTTAACGCAACAAAAACAAGACTATGAAAGGAAACAGAATAAACATTTGCAAAGATTTCACAAAACACAAGAACAAACCACTTTGGCACCAAGAAGATCAGCTTCACAGTGTAGAAATGTGGTATGTAATGGCGGCAGACAATCTAGAAATGAAGGAATTACTGCAGCAGGTGTTCCCACAATAAGAGGTAAACCTAATTATTTAGGTTTAAGACGTGCTTACAGTCAGCAAAGGCAAAGTGTAGATAATTTACAAACAGTAGAAGCAAATGAAAGGATTGGTGTAGCCGGTGGAGGTGGTTGTACAGCTGAAGTACCGACAATAAGAGGAAAACCTAATTATTTAGGTTTACGACGAGCTTATAGCCAACAGCGACAAAGTGTGGAGAATCTACAAACTAGTTGTCCGTGCCATCATTCGCAAAGACAAACTCAAGAGAGAGAAACACAATATAGAGAACGCATGCCACGTAGTGAAAGTGCAATATCGATTGTATCCAAAGCTGAGTCTTGTGATAAGGAAATACAAACGGAAGATATACATGATGAAGATTTTTTGTATGAGGCATTAAAGAA ATGCAGTTCTTCTGAAGTTCATCATCTACATAAACAGAAAACTAACGATCAACTAAATGACTCACACAACACTCTACAACGATCCCAATCAAACTACACTTTGCAACAATATGAACCCGAAACAAAATCTATACATTCAGTTGAACATGCACCCTATAATTATCAAGACCATTACGAGGATCATAAGCATCAACATGATCAACAAATGCAATTCACAACAAGATCCCAAAATACCCAAATTTCAAATGGACACCGTCATACAGTAGAGCAggaaaatgaaatgtttaatggAATAGAAGAGgatttagaaaaacattttcaaaatttaaaaatgaatggTCATGTCAGAATACCAGAACCAGAACCGTTATCAAGTGCCAGAAGTCGTCAGACTATGTGTTCCACCAGCACCAAAAGAAGTATACATAAATTAGGAT gtCGTGAAGATGTACGCTTGCCGCGTTATTTGGAAAAGGAGAAACGTGAAAAGGAGGAGGAACGTATGCGTGAATTAACTAAAGATCCCAATTGTCCTTCAGGACATTATGCCCTAACAGAAGAGGAACGTTTGAAAGTTCTTCACAAAGCTCAACAAA AAATGTCCTCTCTCATTAACGAACTTAATCACATGCCCATGACCACCGAAACTCTACGTATACGTCAGCGTAAAgttgaaattgaaaaagaatTAACACAACTCGAATTAGACATACGTTTGTACTCCAAACCTAAGGTTTACATTGCGGAAACACCCATTCAGTATTAA
- the LOC124420486 gene encoding cytochrome b5-like has product MAPNSELTSTIMETPVEEMSTNTDIFIVKYRKNYYDISEFLHKHPGGINTLKGLQNSDMTNRFMKAPPHSDAAMYLMQEYKIGPKETKSQTNKLNGHIRTELKENIEIIEEYEHDDNNNSKSDKNSSSGLIDESMENKIENSYISEYI; this is encoded by the exons ATGGCGCCAAATTCTGAATTAACCTCAACAATTATGGAAACACCTGTAGAAGAAATGTCAACGAATACGGATATATTTATAGTGaaatatcgtaaaaattattatgatatATCGGAATTTCTACACAAACATCCGGGTGGTATTAATACCCTAAAAGGTTTACAAAATTCCGATATGACAAATCGTTTTATGAAAGCCCCGCCTCACTCGGATGCTGCCATGTATTTAATGCAGGAATATAAAATTGGACCCAAGGAAACAAAGTCTCAAACGAACAAATTAAATGGTCATATAAGAACAgaattaaaggaaaatattgaaattatagaGGAATATGAACATGatgacaataacaacagcaaaagtGATAAAAACAGTAGCAGCGGTCTAATTGATGAAAGTATGGAG aataaaattgaaaactccTATATATCTGAATACATTTGA
- the LOC111677628 gene encoding fatty acid 2-hydroxylase, whose product MTGLYLVVNLTLFYLLKSCFYLFQHLVDWSQAMLPQIPRITQYYDDWVHKPVDRPLRLFAPWYLEMCTKTPWWVVPTFWLPVITKLIYDEFIQEIQKQNTFKLTLLSLYLLVGILFWTFLEYALHRYVFHMEVKSNTHPWLCTLHFMIHGLHHKVPFDPMRLVFPPLPGVILATIFYAPLSLVLPRPRVILAGALFGYLCYDMIHYYLHYGSPSVKHLYHMKRYHYQHHFAHQNMGYGISSPLWDFVFNTRIHLRKLRFHLKWK is encoded by the exons ATGACAGGGTTGTATTTAGTAGTA AatttaactttgttttatttgttaaaaagttgtttttatctTTTCCAGCACTTAGTTGATTGGTCGCAAGCAATGTTACCGCAAATTCCCCGTATAACACAATACTATGATGACTGGGTACATAAACCGGTGGATAGACCACTAAGACTATTCGCACCCTGGTATTTGGAAATGTGTACGAAAACTCCCTGGTGGGTTGTGCCGACATTTTGGCTGCCGGTCATAACAAAACTAATATACGATGAATTTATACAGGAAATACAAAAGCAAAATACCTTTAAG TTAACCCTTTTAAGCCTGTACCTTTTAGtgggtatattattttggacaTTTCTAGAGTATGCCCTGCACCGTTATGTCTTTCATATGGAAGTTAAATCGAACACCCATCCTTGGTTGTGTACTTTACATTTTATGATTCACGGTTTACATCATAAGGTGCCATTTGATCCCATGCGTTTGGTATTTCCCCCCTTGCCGGGTGTTATTTTAGCGACCATATTTTATGCTCCTTTATCGTTAGTTTTACCACGTCCTCGAGTTATATTGGCAGGTGCATTATTTGGTTATTTATGCTATGATATGATTCACTATTATCTACACTATGGTAGTCCTAGTGTTAAACATTTATATCACATGAAACGTTATCATTATCAACATCATTTTGCCCATCAAAATATGGGTTATGGTATCTCGAGTCCTTTATgggattttgttttcaatacaaGAATACATTTAAGAAAGTTAAGGTTTCATTTAAAGTGGAAATGA
- the LOC111677629 gene encoding nucleolar protein 9 encodes MSSEAAHNVAEQPFKRNKKKKKNSRFLRNAKGFAKQGIYGRGSHIEDDQYNYFINILDTMKNGFEDVEEKVNMANNVFEQTKGQEVYLASNQIVCKALESLLGFVEAELLESYFEIFADSFRPICSDRYASHVLQKMVEIAFLRSLSKEQLKNVDTDVKETKETKDKADEEKEGEEEEQPAAKKPKLNKDVLSEENYNLETKFTPEHKQNCGKFLLRVGKFMLNNLEDFVWDSCASHIMRTCILCLSGIHVAKVAFEKGGASLAKNRKIYEVDEEWHEVAKEFAQRLEMWPHFRDFPYQEHSSALMSVLCIALKVIDKKMLKNLGKKLLMEALLIVDVDEDEKLKKIEILDDGEEKKMENKEEQEANKDVEADSNSKNLPKLPKVFEYQSSIILLETLLTVAGPKLLTQIYAMLFANKIALLAQQQLTNFAVQKLLVSIKEKEDFENIFQELQDHIEELLKIGHTGVISSLSSACLRLQTKQAQLIVALQNALHISGDKERLKSFFLCLLKLKPFEVLQQDKTNFVHLHGSLIIQDILRFNKPIFMVNCILETSTDYLVTIFNTPNGSHICDAFLQSKFIGEKSRDKLLRHLEGFYIDLAVTKFGSRVVESCFEAAQEAQKAKIVKELADKSNKLKGSPFGKLINYKLRVDTYRLSADQWKSSIQQKGSKAQQLFKDIIN; translated from the exons atgtCCTCTGAAGCAGCCCACAATGTGGCCGAACAGCCATTcaaaagaaacaagaaaaagaagaagaattccAGATTTTTACGCAATGCAAAGGGTTTTGCCAAACAGGGTATCTATGGACGTGGTAGCCACATAGAGGATgatcaatataattattttataaatatattggaTACCATGAAAAATGGTTTTGAAGATGTGGAAGAAAAGG TCAATATGGCCAACAATGTTTTCGAACAAACAAAAGGCCAAGAGGTGTATTTAGCTTCTAATCAGATTGTGTGCAAAGCTTTAGAGTCTTTATTGGGTTTCGTAGAAGCCGAATTGTTGGAgtcttattttgaaatatttgccgATAGTTTTAGACCCATTTGTTCTGATCGTTATGCATCACATGTCTTGCAGAAAATGGTGGAAATAGCTTTTCTAAGATCTTTAAGTAAGGAACAGTTAAAAAATGTTGACACTGATGTAAAGGAAACAAAAGAAACTAAAGATAAAGCAGATGAAGAGAAGGAGGGCGAGGAGGAAGAACAACCGGCTGCCAAGAAACCCAAACTAAATAAGGATGTTTTAAGTGAAGAAAACTATaatttagaaacaaaatttacaccagaacataaacaaaattgtgGTAAGTTTTTGTTGAGAGTGGGCAAGTTCATGTTGAATAATTTGGAAGATTTTGTTTGGGATTCGTGTGCCAGTCATATTATGCGTACTTGTATACTTTGTCTGTCGGGCATACATGTGGCAAAAGTGGCATTTGAAAAAGGTGGAGCTAGTTTGGctaaaaatcgtaaaatttatGAAGTAGACGAAGAATGGCATGAAGTGGCCAAAGAGTTTGCCCAGCGTTTAGAAATGTGGCCACATTTTCGTGATTTTCCCTATCAGGAACATTCTTCTGCTTTGATGAGTGTTTTGTGTATAGCTTTAAAGGTCATTGATaagaaaatgctaaaaaatttGGGTAAAAAGTTATTAATGGAAGCATTACTCATAGTCGATGTGGATGAagatgaaaaattgaaaaagattGAAATCTTAGATGAtggtgaagaaaaaaaaatggaaaataaagaaGAACAAGAAGCTAACAAAGATGTTGAAGCAGACTCAAACTCAAAAAATCTACCTAAACTACCTAAAGTTTTTGAATATCAATCTTCTATAATTTTACTGGAAACATTACTAACAGTAGCAGGTCCCAAACTTTTAACACAAATCTATGCCATGTTATTTGCTAACAAAATAGCTTTATTGGCCCAGCAGCAATTAACAAATTTTGCTGTACAAAAACTTTTAGTTAGTATCAAAGAAAAAGAAGATTTTGAAAACATATTCCAAGAATTACAAGATCATATAGAAGAACTATTGAAAATAGGACATACTGGTGTAATTTCCTCCTTGTCGTCGGCCTGTTTAAGACTACAAACTAAACAGGCACAACTGATAGTGGCTTTACAAAATGCTCTGCATATAAGTGGTGATAAAGAACGTTTGAAATCTTTCTTTTTGTGCCTTTTAAAATTGAAACCTTTTGAAGTCTTACAACAAGATAAAACGAATTTTGTTCATCTTCACGGCTCTTTAATCATACAGGATATATTACGCTTTAACAAACCCATTTTCATGGTCAATTGTATATTGGAAACATCTACCGATTATCTGgtgaccattttcaataccccCAATGGTTCTCATATCTGTGATGCTTTCCTGCAGAGTAAATTTATTGGAGAAAAATCTCGCGATAAACTTCTAAGACATTTAGAGGGTTTCTATATCGATTTGGCTGTAACGAAATTTGGTTCTCGTGTTGTGGAGTCCTGTTTTGAGGCAGCCCAGGAAGCGCAAAAAGCGAAAATTGTTAAAGAACTAGCAGATAAATCGAATAAACTAAAAGGTTCTCCTTTTGGTAAATTGATCAATTATAAGTTACGTGTGGATACGTATCGACTGTCAGCGGATCAATGGAAGTCGAGTATACAGCAGAAGGGCTCAAAAGCTCAGCAATTATTTAAGGatataattaattga
- the LOC111677630 gene encoding phospholipase A2 — MRENITKFLLEFVILLIFTTSQVKAFEESIFEDEDIYRQALPPSPPTTGITAPGTKWCGPGNTSTSYNDLGTQRETDMCCRDHDHCDDILEARSTYRGLNNSDWFPILKCSCEQKFINCLQKVNNMISNTLGHVYYSARSLCIAEGHPIVSCKQYMEGTFRKRCIRYNVDKKRPKIWQFYEMPFYTEISKKQLNKTKK; from the exons ATGCGGGAAAACATAACCAAGTTTTTATTGgaatttgtaattttacttATCTTTACTACGTCTCAAGTAAAGGCTTTTGAAGAATCCATTTTTGAAGATGAAGATATTTATAGACAAGCCTTACCACCCTCTCCTCCCACTACGGGTATAACAGCACCTGGTACTAAATGGTGTGGTCCGGGCAATACTTCCACCAGTTATAATGATTTGGGTACACAACGTGAAACGGATATGTGTTGTCGTGATCATGATCATTGTGATGATATCTTAGAAGCAAGATCCACATATCGTGGTCTTAATAATAGTGATTGGTTTCCCAT tttaaaatgcaGCTGTGAAcagaaatttattaattgtcTTCAAAAGGTTAACAATATGATTTCGAATACTCTAGGTCATGTTTATTATAGCGCCAGAAGTCTTTGCATTGCCGAGGGCCATCCTATTGTCAGTTGTAAACAGTATATGGAGGGTACTTTCCGCAAGAGATGTATTCGTTATAATGTTGATAAGAAGAGACCTAAAATATGGCAATTTTATGAAATGCCTTTCTATACTGAGATTTCaaagaaacaattaaataaaacaaagaaataa